A genome region from Variovorax paradoxus includes the following:
- a CDS encoding Lrp/AsnC family transcriptional regulator produces the protein MQLDAIDLRILDELQRDGALSNVELARRVHLSPSPCLARVKVLETQGVIDRYVALASAKALGLGLNVFISISLTTQSKQSLADFEQRIAEHDEVMECYLMTGDSDYLIRIAVADMAALEKFILEQLTPIPGIEKIRSSFALKQVRYKTALPLPAAP, from the coding sequence ATGCAACTCGATGCGATCGACCTGCGCATACTGGATGAGCTGCAACGCGACGGCGCGCTCTCGAACGTGGAGCTCGCACGCCGCGTGCACCTCTCGCCCTCGCCGTGCCTGGCGCGCGTGAAGGTGCTCGAGACGCAGGGCGTGATCGACCGCTATGTGGCGCTCGCGAGTGCCAAGGCGCTGGGCCTGGGACTGAACGTGTTCATCTCGATCAGCCTCACCACGCAGAGCAAGCAGTCGCTGGCCGACTTCGAGCAGCGCATCGCCGAGCACGACGAGGTGATGGAGTGCTACCTGATGACCGGCGACAGCGACTACCTGATCCGCATCGCGGTGGCCGACATGGCGGCGCTCGAGAAATTCATCCTGGAGCAGCTCACGCCGATCCCGGGCATCGAGAAGATCCGCTCGAGCTTCGCGCTCAAGCAGGTGAGGTACAAGACGGCGCTGCCGCTGCCGGCCGCGCCCTGA
- a CDS encoding PhoX family protein gives MTIAHPHAGDRCVDPDDVGTNPTDNPRFDEIAASRLNRRRLLGWGVGTAGSALLAACGGGGGGGSGAFLPAAPATAAPAPSGNVDTSPAATPPAAPRLGFDAVAKSLADVVAVPAGYTASVLYRLGDPIAAEVPAYRNDGSDEAATYDRRAGDHHDGMTFFGIDASDRWDPAHATRGLLVMNHESMTQLFLHPAGRTVSGTGNAAMRTVADEVQREFYLHGVSVIEVERRDGSWRYRQDSRFNRRIHAVTEMVLSGPAAGTGDMRTRYSPDGTRTRGTVNNCANGATPWGTYLTCEENWAGYFRRIGAIDDPQRSPRELASFQRYGVRGVGGSSRLWATPRPDTADHLYGRWNAEIAGATATDDYRNVANTYGWVVEIDPFDPSGTPKKRTALGRFGHEGACLGPVVPGKPLVWYMGDDAQNEYVYKFVSARAWDPADVGAGMVAGDKYMDEGRLYAARFNEDGSGDWLELGLGINGITAASKAYAFADAADVLINARLAADAAGATKMDRPEWTAVHPKNGEIYLTLTNSTARSAGGANITNAANPRAYTEGGPSLSSGNPNGHIVRFADAGGEPDAVRFAWDVYLFGARSNAGPNVNLSELDADNDFSSPDGLWFSQASPGLLWLQTDDSKYTDVTNCMMLAALPGRVGDGGAKRIANASYVLTDNDEVVGHVAEQKTFVGKPPGADGLRRFLVGPVECEITGVAESGDGRALFVNIQHPGEDTSSLRDPAAFTSHWPDGGNARPRSATVVITRDDGGVIGL, from the coding sequence ATGACCATTGCACACCCCCATGCCGGCGACCGCTGCGTCGATCCCGACGACGTCGGCACGAACCCCACCGACAACCCGCGGTTCGACGAGATCGCCGCATCGCGCCTGAATCGCCGCCGCCTGCTGGGATGGGGCGTGGGCACGGCAGGCTCGGCGCTGCTGGCAGCGTGCGGCGGCGGCGGCGGCGGTGGCTCCGGCGCCTTCCTGCCGGCGGCACCCGCCACTGCTGCGCCAGCCCCTTCAGGCAACGTCGATACCTCGCCGGCCGCCACGCCGCCCGCAGCGCCCAGGCTGGGCTTCGATGCCGTGGCGAAGAGCCTCGCCGATGTGGTCGCCGTGCCCGCCGGCTACACCGCCAGCGTTCTCTACAGGCTGGGCGATCCCATCGCCGCCGAAGTGCCGGCATACAGGAACGACGGCAGCGACGAAGCGGCCACCTACGATCGCCGCGCCGGCGACCACCACGACGGCATGACCTTCTTCGGCATCGACGCGTCCGACAGGTGGGACCCGGCTCATGCGACGCGCGGCTTGCTTGTGATGAACCACGAATCCATGACGCAGCTGTTCCTGCACCCCGCCGGCCGGACCGTTTCCGGCACCGGCAACGCGGCGATGCGCACCGTGGCCGACGAGGTCCAGCGCGAGTTCTACCTGCACGGGGTGAGCGTGATCGAGGTCGAGCGCCGCGACGGCAGCTGGCGCTACCGGCAGGACTCGCGCTTCAATCGCCGCATCCACGCCGTCACCGAGATGGTTCTCTCGGGCCCGGCCGCCGGAACAGGCGACATGCGCACCCGGTATTCGCCCGACGGCACCAGGACGCGCGGCACCGTCAACAACTGCGCGAACGGCGCCACGCCCTGGGGTACCTACCTCACGTGCGAAGAAAACTGGGCAGGCTACTTCCGCCGCATCGGCGCGATCGACGATCCCCAGCGCAGCCCGCGCGAACTCGCCTCCTTCCAGCGCTACGGCGTGAGAGGCGTCGGGGGAAGCTCGCGCCTGTGGGCCACCCCGAGGCCCGACACGGCCGACCACCTGTATGGCCGCTGGAACGCAGAAATCGCCGGCGCCACGGCGACCGACGACTACCGCAATGTTGCCAACACCTATGGCTGGGTGGTGGAGATCGATCCCTTCGATCCGTCGGGCACGCCGAAGAAGCGCACCGCCCTCGGCCGCTTCGGCCATGAAGGCGCGTGCCTCGGCCCGGTCGTGCCGGGGAAGCCTCTGGTCTGGTACATGGGCGACGATGCGCAGAACGAATACGTCTACAAGTTCGTTTCCGCGCGGGCCTGGGACCCCGCCGATGTCGGCGCAGGGATGGTGGCTGGCGACAAGTACATGGACGAAGGCAGGCTCTATGCCGCGCGATTCAACGAAGACGGCAGCGGCGACTGGCTGGAGCTCGGCCTGGGCATCAACGGCATCACCGCAGCCAGCAAGGCCTACGCCTTCGCCGACGCGGCCGACGTGCTGATCAATGCCCGCCTGGCGGCCGATGCGGCCGGCGCGACGAAAATGGACCGTCCGGAATGGACGGCGGTCCATCCGAAGAACGGCGAGATCTACCTCACCCTCACCAACAGCACGGCACGCAGCGCGGGCGGCGCCAACATCACCAATGCGGCAAACCCGCGTGCCTACACCGAAGGCGGGCCGTCGCTGTCCAGCGGCAATCCGAACGGCCACATCGTTCGTTTCGCCGATGCCGGCGGCGAACCGGACGCTGTCCGCTTCGCGTGGGACGTCTATCTTTTCGGTGCGCGTTCGAACGCCGGGCCCAACGTGAATCTGTCCGAGCTGGATGCCGACAACGACTTTTCCAGCCCCGACGGCCTGTGGTTCAGCCAGGCCAGCCCCGGCCTGCTGTGGCTGCAGACCGACGACAGCAAATACACCGACGTGACAAACTGCATGATGCTCGCGGCGCTGCCGGGGCGCGTCGGCGACGGCGGGGCGAAGCGCATCGCCAATGCCAGCTACGTCCTCACCGACAACGACGAGGTCGTCGGCCATGTTGCCGAGCAGAAGACCTTCGTCGGCAAGCCGCCAGGCGCCGACGGCCTGCGCCGCTTTCTCGTCGGTCCCGTGGAGTGCGAGATCACCGGCGTGGCCGAATCGGGCGACGGCCGCGCGCTGTTCGTGAACATCCAGCATCCGGGCGAAGACACGTCCAGCCTTCGTGACCCGGCCGCCTTCACCAGCCATTGGCCCGACGGCGGCAACGCACGGCCGCGCTCGGCGACCGTGGTCATCACGCGGGACGACGGCGGCGTGATCGGCTTGTAG
- a CDS encoding PhoX family protein: protein MAAPTLANAAEMATTTVGSTFKVSFDNGSSTEYKLAYQPFFLTGDMVADGKGGKILAGGYVDINNHPIVDASVAGKERQFFSDSPDGTSLISLPNPTVTGIKGKAVFAVVQFEYTTRNQKGDSTYGTLPSPIAVLTLDQDQTTGKLSLVKYHNVDMSSAHGLWITCGASLSPWGTHLSSEEYEPDAYSIATNTMFQAYSTNVFGSATAANPYHYGHLPEVTVNPDGTGSVKKHYCLGRISHELIQVMPDNRTAIMGDDYTNGGFFMFVADKEKDLSAGTLYVAKYDAGYSIDPAAAATKMTWINLGHATSAEIEALANAHVATDIVDVVYAVQNGSNDATPLTPATPVDGTYTLMYCDGKANWVRVKTGMEKAAAFLETHRYANLKGGSMAFTKMEGTTVNIKDKVAYSALQNIQDSMVSGGKGWTAATNIALPKKLSAGGVMAHNLAGGQKDSDGNSINSDWVPTQTRALIVGEDITADALGNLSNPDKIGNPDNLKFSEKMRTLFIGEDSSSHVNNFLWAYNIDTKKLSRLMSIPAGGESTGLHAVDEINGWTYIMSNFQHAGDWSASLHAKVQATLDPLVRANYKDRFAAAVGYLTADPIQPKLSK from the coding sequence ATGGCCGCGCCCACGCTCGCCAACGCCGCCGAGATGGCCACCACCACCGTCGGCTCCACGTTCAAGGTGTCGTTCGACAACGGCAGCTCCACCGAATACAAGCTGGCCTACCAGCCCTTCTTCCTGACCGGCGACATGGTGGCCGACGGCAAGGGCGGAAAGATCCTCGCGGGTGGCTACGTCGACATCAACAACCATCCGATCGTCGACGCTTCGGTCGCAGGCAAGGAACGCCAGTTCTTCTCCGACAGCCCCGACGGCACGTCGCTGATCTCCCTGCCCAACCCGACAGTGACCGGCATCAAGGGCAAGGCCGTGTTCGCCGTCGTGCAGTTCGAGTACACCACCCGCAACCAGAAGGGCGACAGCACCTACGGCACGCTGCCCTCGCCGATCGCGGTGCTCACGCTCGACCAGGACCAGACCACCGGCAAGCTCAGCCTGGTCAAGTACCACAACGTCGACATGTCCAGCGCCCATGGCCTGTGGATCACCTGCGGCGCGAGCCTCTCGCCCTGGGGCACCCACCTGTCGAGCGAGGAGTACGAACCCGACGCGTACAGCATCGCCACCAACACGATGTTCCAGGCCTACAGCACGAACGTGTTCGGCAGCGCGACCGCGGCCAACCCGTACCACTACGGCCACCTGCCCGAGGTCACCGTGAACCCCGACGGCACCGGCAGCGTGAAGAAGCACTATTGCCTGGGCCGCATCTCGCACGAGCTGATCCAGGTCATGCCCGACAACCGCACCGCCATCATGGGCGACGACTACACCAACGGCGGCTTCTTCATGTTCGTCGCCGACAAGGAAAAGGACCTGTCGGCCGGCACGCTCTACGTCGCCAAGTACGACGCGGGCTACTCGATCGACCCGGCGGCCGCCGCCACCAAGATGACCTGGATCAACCTCGGCCACGCCACCAGCGCGGAAATCGAGGCGCTGGCGAACGCGCACGTCGCCACCGACATCGTCGACGTGGTGTACGCCGTGCAGAACGGCAGCAACGATGCCACGCCGCTGACGCCCGCGACGCCGGTGGACGGCACCTACACGCTGATGTACTGCGACGGCAAGGCCAACTGGGTGCGCGTGAAGACGGGCATGGAAAAGGCCGCGGCCTTCCTGGAAACGCACCGCTACGCCAACCTCAAGGGCGGCAGCATGGCGTTCACCAAGATGGAAGGCACCACCGTCAACATCAAGGACAAGGTTGCCTATTCCGCGCTGCAGAACATCCAGGACTCGATGGTCAGCGGCGGCAAGGGCTGGACGGCGGCGACCAACATCGCGCTGCCGAAGAAGCTCAGCGCCGGCGGCGTGATGGCCCACAACCTGGCGGGTGGCCAGAAGGATTCGGACGGCAACTCGATCAACAGCGACTGGGTGCCTACGCAGACCCGTGCGCTGATCGTGGGAGAGGACATCACCGCCGACGCGCTGGGCAACCTGTCCAACCCCGACAAGATCGGCAATCCCGACAACCTCAAGTTCTCGGAAAAGATGCGCACGCTGTTCATCGGTGAAGACAGCAGCAGCCATGTCAACAACTTCCTCTGGGCCTACAACATCGACACCAAGAAGCTCTCGCGCCTCATGTCGATCCCGGCGGGCGGCGAATCGACGGGCCTGCATGCGGTGGACGAGATCAACGGCTGGACCTACATCATGAGCAACTTCCAGCACGCCGGCGACTGGTCTGCTTCGCTGCATGCGAAGGTGCAGGCCACGCTCGATCCGCTGGTGCGAGCCAACTACAAGGACCGCTTCGCGGCCGCCGTCGGCTACCTCACGGCGGACCCGATCCAGCCGAAGCTCTCGAAGTAA
- the mltA gene encoding murein transglycosylase A gives MRNGLQWLVGLVIVATLAACSTGPRAPDAPTRPPAVTPPRDLGPLTGSLAHPKSRWVPVGWSELPGFGEDPLHEAWIALLANCSRPNAAFAPLCRDVRQLTIATPEEQRQWMTDRLQPYRVEALNGQTEGKLTSYYEPVYEASRVPTATFNVPIYQAPDGLVPRRAWYTRQEIETLPEAQAALRGREIAWMADPIDALMLHIQGSGRLRITEANGYQHTVRMAFSATNEQPYRSVQQWLMSQGVSKVGRWPDDTKTWAAQNPQRVSQLLWSNPRYVFFREETMSEVDAAFGPRGAQGVPLTAGRSIAVDRESIPYGTPVWLASNGPAAQLQKLVVAQDTGSAILGAVRADYFAGTGPDAGRLAASMNQPLRLWALWPRQLPAP, from the coding sequence ATGAGAAATGGACTCCAGTGGCTGGTCGGGCTTGTGATCGTAGCAACGCTCGCCGCCTGTTCCACCGGCCCGCGCGCACCCGATGCGCCCACCCGCCCTCCCGCCGTCACCCCGCCGCGCGACCTCGGCCCCCTCACCGGTTCGCTCGCGCATCCCAAGAGCCGCTGGGTGCCGGTGGGCTGGTCGGAGTTGCCGGGCTTCGGTGAAGACCCCCTGCATGAAGCGTGGATCGCGCTCCTGGCCAACTGCTCGCGCCCCAACGCCGCTTTCGCGCCGCTGTGCCGCGACGTGCGCCAGCTCACGATCGCCACGCCCGAGGAGCAGCGCCAGTGGATGACCGACCGGCTGCAGCCCTACCGCGTCGAGGCGCTCAACGGCCAGACCGAGGGCAAGCTCACCAGCTACTACGAGCCGGTGTACGAGGCCTCGCGCGTACCCACCGCCACCTTCAACGTGCCGATCTACCAGGCGCCCGACGGCCTCGTGCCGCGCCGGGCCTGGTACACGCGCCAGGAGATCGAGACCCTGCCCGAGGCGCAGGCCGCGCTGCGCGGGCGCGAGATCGCGTGGATGGCCGATCCCATCGACGCGCTGATGCTGCACATCCAGGGCTCGGGACGCCTTCGCATCACCGAGGCCAATGGCTACCAGCACACGGTGCGCATGGCCTTCTCGGCCACCAACGAGCAGCCTTACCGCAGCGTGCAGCAGTGGCTCATGAGCCAGGGCGTGAGCAAGGTCGGCAGGTGGCCCGACGACACCAAGACCTGGGCCGCGCAGAACCCGCAGCGCGTGTCGCAGCTGCTGTGGAGCAACCCGCGCTACGTGTTCTTCCGGGAGGAAACCATGAGCGAGGTCGACGCCGCCTTCGGCCCGCGCGGCGCGCAGGGCGTGCCGCTGACGGCCGGTCGGTCCATCGCGGTCGACCGCGAGAGCATTCCCTACGGCACGCCGGTGTGGCTCGCGTCCAACGGGCCGGCCGCGCAACTGCAGAAACTGGTGGTCGCGCAGGACACCGGCAGCGCCATCCTCGGCGCGGTGCGTGCCGACTATTTCGCGGGCACCGGGCCCGACGCCGGCCGGCTCGCGGCCAGCATGAACCAGCCGCTGCGCCTGTGGGCGCTGTGGCCGAGGCAACTGCCGGCGCCCTGA
- a CDS encoding OmpA family protein, translating to MKKFVLATCATAFILSGCAGGMTDTQRNTGIGAGIGALGGAAIGSATGGNRGAIGTGAVVGAAAGALGGYLWSQRMENQKRQMEAATQGTGIAVTQTQNNELKLQIPSDVSFDVGRANIKPNFAPVLDQFANGLRNNPNAEVRIIGHTDSTGSDAINNPLSVERATSTRDYLVARGVNAAAFRIEGRGSREPIADNNNDAGRAQNRRVEIYVGERAPQG from the coding sequence ATGAAAAAGTTCGTACTTGCAACCTGTGCCACCGCTTTCATCCTGTCCGGCTGCGCCGGCGGCATGACCGACACCCAGCGCAACACCGGCATCGGCGCCGGCATCGGCGCATTGGGCGGCGCCGCCATCGGCTCGGCCACCGGCGGCAACCGCGGTGCCATCGGCACGGGCGCGGTGGTCGGCGCAGCAGCCGGCGCGCTCGGCGGCTACCTGTGGTCGCAGCGCATGGAAAACCAGAAGCGCCAGATGGAAGCCGCCACGCAGGGCACGGGCATCGCCGTGACGCAGACGCAGAACAACGAGCTGAAGCTGCAGATCCCAAGCGACGTGTCCTTCGACGTGGGCCGCGCCAACATCAAGCCGAATTTCGCGCCGGTGCTCGACCAGTTCGCCAATGGCCTGCGCAACAACCCGAACGCCGAGGTGCGCATCATCGGCCACACCGACAGCACCGGCTCGGACGCCATCAACAACCCGTTGTCGGTCGAGCGCGCGACCAGCACGCGCGACTACCTCGTCGCACGCGGCGTGAACGCAGCGGCGTTCCGCATCGAAGGCCGCGGTTCGCGCGAGCCGATCGCCGACAACAACAACGACGCGGGCCGGGCACAGAACCGCCGCGTCGAGATCTACGTGGGTGAGCGCGCGCCGCAGGGCTGA
- a CDS encoding OmpA family protein: MRKFVVSSAAAAALLFIAGCASQSAPPPAAAAPAAAPAAPANSWTARLATLKTDLEASTKGTGVVIEQTADNQLHVVIPNELSFDTGRSNVKRNLAQVLDKVAEGLKSATAASVRVVGHTDATGSEEGNERLSVSRADSVRNHLVARGVSTTAITTDGRGSREPLADNGTAAGRAQNRRVEIFVAEKA; this comes from the coding sequence ATGAGGAAGTTTGTTGTGTCGAGTGCGGCAGCCGCCGCGTTGCTGTTCATCGCGGGCTGCGCTTCGCAGTCGGCACCGCCGCCGGCAGCCGCCGCGCCGGCCGCCGCACCGGCCGCGCCGGCGAACAGCTGGACGGCCCGCCTGGCCACGCTGAAGACGGATCTCGAAGCCTCGACGAAGGGCACGGGCGTGGTGATCGAGCAGACCGCCGACAACCAGCTGCACGTGGTGATCCCGAACGAACTGTCGTTCGACACCGGCCGCTCCAACGTCAAGCGCAACCTGGCGCAGGTGCTCGACAAGGTCGCCGAAGGGCTGAAGTCGGCCACCGCCGCCAGCGTGCGCGTGGTCGGCCACACCGACGCCACCGGCAGCGAGGAAGGCAACGAACGCCTCTCGGTGAGCCGTGCCGACAGCGTGCGCAACCACCTGGTGGCGCGCGGCGTGTCGACCACCGCCATCACCACCGACGGCCGCGGCTCGCGCGAGCCGCTGGCCGACAACGGCACGGCCGCAGGCCGCGCGCAAAACCGCCGCGTCGAGATCTTCGTGGCGGAAAAAGCCTGA
- a CDS encoding response regulator transcription factor — protein MQPLIDGLIFIVDDDASVREALAWLLRSRRLASEHFGSAEAFEQFLDQGPLPEQPLCLLLDVRMPGTSGLVLFDRLVERGLLPLMPVIFLTGHADVPTAVDAVKRGAFDFCEKPFSDNALVDRIEHALNASLQALEVQRLRRGLAERIAELTERERDVMRLVVEGLPNKLIADQLAISVRTVEVHRARVFDKMEVKSAVELANRLRELG, from the coding sequence ATGCAACCGCTGATCGATGGCTTGATCTTCATCGTGGACGACGACGCCAGCGTGCGCGAGGCACTCGCCTGGCTGCTGCGCTCGCGCCGGCTGGCGAGCGAACATTTCGGCAGCGCCGAGGCCTTCGAGCAGTTCCTCGACCAGGGACCGCTGCCCGAGCAGCCCCTGTGCCTGCTGCTGGACGTGCGCATGCCTGGCACCAGCGGGCTGGTGCTGTTCGACCGGCTCGTGGAGCGCGGCCTGCTGCCGTTGATGCCGGTGATCTTCCTCACCGGCCATGCCGACGTGCCCACGGCCGTCGACGCAGTGAAACGCGGCGCCTTCGACTTCTGCGAGAAGCCGTTCTCCGACAACGCGCTGGTCGACCGCATCGAGCATGCGTTGAACGCGTCGCTTCAGGCGCTGGAAGTGCAGCGCCTGCGCCGCGGGCTCGCCGAGCGCATCGCCGAACTGACGGAGCGCGAACGCGACGTGATGCGGCTCGTGGTCGAGGGCCTGCCGAACAAGCTCATCGCCGACCAGCTCGCGATCAGCGTGCGCACGGTGGAAGTGCACCGCGCGCGCGTGTTCGACAAGATGGAAGTGAAGTCGGCGGTGGAGCTCGCCAACCGCCTGAGAGAACTAGGCTAA